Below is a genomic region from Elusimicrobiota bacterium.
GACCGAAACCGGCGCGGGGCAGTGGGGCAGCGCGCTCGCGATGGCCTGCAACATGTTTGGGATGGACCTTGAGGTCTATCAGGTCAAAGTCAGCTATCACCAGAAGCCGTATCGCCGCATCATCATGGAGCAATTCGGGGCCAAGGTCTACGCCAGCCCCTCTGAGCGCACGCAGTACGGGCGGGCGCTCCTGGCGGCGAACCCCGACAATCAGGGGTCGCTTGGCATCGCCATCTCCGAGGCTGTGGAAGTGGCCGCGACGTCGGGTGGGGCGAAGAAATACTCGCTCGGCTCAGTGCTCGGCCACGTGCTCATGCACCAGACCGTCATAGGCCAGGAAGCCTTGCTGCAGATGGAGCTCGCAGGCGAGTATCCCGATGTGGTGATCGGCTGCGCTGGCGGCGGCTCGAACTTCGCG
It encodes:
- a CDS encoding pyridoxal-phosphate dependent enzyme, encoding TETGAGQWGSALAMACNMFGMDLEVYQVKVSYHQKPYRRIIMEQFGAKVYASPSERTQYGRALLAANPDNQGSLGIAISEAVEVAATSGGAKKYSLGSVLGHVLMHQTVIGQEALLQMELAGEYPDVVIGCAGGGSNFAGFAFPFVRENLKEGKRTRIIAAEPASCPTLTQGTYTFDYGDSAKMAPIVK